In the Mastacembelus armatus chromosome 16, fMasArm1.2, whole genome shotgun sequence genome, GTTCTTCTTCTTGCACTTGCCGCACTGCAGCAGGTCGGTGGTCGTGCCACCAGTTTTGGCCATCTGGTGCTCCCTGATGGCCTCCTGGGTGAGAATGTTTCTCAGCTGTTTCAGCTCATCGCTAGCCATTTCCTAAATGAATAAAGatagagggaggagagaggtcAACATGAAGTAAAGTTACAATGAGAGAAAACAATGCGCGAAAGTGCAAATGGTAAAAACTACTAGAATAACACAGAGATAAATAATGGAAGTGCTTATAAAACAAGCGAAGACAAAGCTACAGAGTTTGGTACCTCAGCAGACATGGCGGCAATGCGGCTCAACTCAATGCTCCCTGCAAGTACATTCCTGCGAAGCCCAGGGTTCTTGGGGTCCTTCAAGTTGCTGATACGACTGCGGACTCTGTTCTTGTATTTCATATCAGTGGCCTTTATCTCTTGGTATATATGTGCAAACATGTAGTCAAGGCAGAGTAAGTTCCACTGtacatgatggatggatggatagagagTCCTCAAACCAAGTAAAATGGcaaataattaatgaaataaaaggaTATGATCTTCAATCTCTGCTGCCATGTTGTCACAGTTGGCTCCAAAATCTTTGTAGTCATCTGcgaaaagaagaaacaaaaataaatcaataaataaatcacaaatcTGCAAACCTCCTGTGTACTCCGTTATTAAGAGTGTGATCTTAGCCTCACTGTCTGTGCGCAGGGCAGCTGCCAGCATGTCAATGCACTTGTCTCTGATGGAGTCTCCAGTAGCCAGATGAGGAGACAGCGGACCCccagcagagctgaagctgggTGACATGGGGCTGGTCGGGGTGGTGGGAGTTTTTGGGGCATCGTTTTTTCCCTTTCTGCCGAAAAGGGAAGAAGAAGTGTCACATCTGATCTGACTGATTTGGACCTGAGCAGGAAGCAGCATCCGTcccttttgcttttttaaagaGCAGCTTTGAATTTTTTAAACCTTGTCCAGAACAGTTTGACATTAAATCATATTaaatacatgtagaaaacaaaagagatgaGATGAAAACCAAATTAGACCACATCCACATGCCAATTTAAGTCCATCCGTCATTGTCCAAGCAGCCGTACTGGATTTTTAGCCCACTGAGGATCAACATGACTAGTATGTTATCAAATTAACTCTTAAACGATCCAGCAGGCATGACATAAGCATTTATTTGGCTTGTGTGCCATTTTAGCAAATAACCTTAACTTTGGCTAGACTGAGTATAAACTAATCACATGGGCCATCGCTATAAATTGTAATGAACCACAActgtggaaataaaacaaaataccttTCAGTGTCAGTTGAGAGTTTCCTCTGTGGCGGTCCGGGCTGCAAGGTCTTGGATCCATGAGACTCTCTCCTGCAATACAAAGTCAGTGCAGTCATCTTCATTCTCTCCACTgaaaaaacttaaaatgtattttaacgTCATCAgtagttttgaaaaaaaaaaaaaaaaaaaggtaattgAGGcttatttctgctttatttaccTTTCACCTGTTAGTTTCTTTGCCGGTGGCGAGCTGCTCATCTTTGAATCAGTGGATTCCCGCCTGAATAATGACACAACTTTCAGTGAATGatgttttaataatgaaaaaggatatttctaatttattttaaagtgtgagGGAGATTTTTTAGATGGTGTATAACAGTCCTACAGGACAGGACACGTCCTACCTGTCGGGTTTGGAGTCAGTTGAATGACGTTTCACAGGTTGGCAGGGCTTCGAGTCACACGAGTCCCTCCTACAACagaagacagacacagagattAACACATCACATTTTGTGTAAAAGTATACACCCTTGGTTATGTTGGACATGAAgcattaaagtttaaaataaaaaaagctagACTGGGacttttttctgcttctgcaCACCTGAGTTTTTCCTTCCTGACATCCACACTGGGCTTTTTGGGGGCTGGTGTTTTAGATTCAGAGGAATCTTTCCTGACAAAAGGAAACATTTGTGTataattctgaaaaaaaaatccagctaAGGATGAGAAAAGCATAAGTTTCTAACATCATGCACTGAAAACCAATAAGGATCTGCTTCAAGTAGCTGAAGCTGAACCACACATCCAACACGTGTCACGCCCACAGCTCAGCAGGCATCTTCACACTCATGGCCTACCAACCTTTCTCTCTTGGCTTCATCTGAGTGTTTTCTGCACACTTTGCTATCTGATGAGTCGGTCCTGCAAAAGGAAAACAGTCTTTGCACCAACAGAAATCTTACTAACAGCAGCGATGATCTTTTTACATTCTGTTGTTGAGCTACTGGTGCGACCGTCCACAGGGCTCCCAATAAACATGTTACGAAATAAATACATCGATAGTTAGGTAAAATTACAAAACTTCCTAAAttctaaaactgaaaagctATTCCATGCAAAACCTGAGAGTTTCCTGTCAGAAAGTCTTCAGTTTGAAGTATTTTGACAGGCTCTGTTTTTTGTAGAgtcccatttttaaaaaaaaaaggttttatcaATGATAAAACTCCACTACACCTACACTTCTGCAATTCACTACATTGTGtcaacatttcattaaaaactaacgagaaaagagaaaaagcccAGTCTGAGAACAGCCAACGTGTTTTTCAAGGACAAATGAGAAAAGAGAATAATTCCCAGGTCCCGGACCTGTCTTTCTTTATGTGATCTGACGTCTTCTTCTGTGAGTCAGATAACTCCTTCCTGTTGTGGCAAACAACACAAGGACTCAATGAAGAAAGAAGTTTTCAAATTAAGTAACAAGCAGTTTTTCCAAAATAATCCTCCCAGACATTTCACAGCAGTGACTGCAGACATGCAATGAGAACTCATCTGCTCCagacctctctctctcctgcttccCATCGAGGGAGGGACGTTTCGGAGGAGGTGGGGGGTGAAGGTGAAGAGggagtggaggaagaggagcgtTGGGGTCAGGAGGCTCTTTTCTGTATGAGGAGATACCTTTGAGTTGAGCTTCACTTCATGAAGAATATGAATGACAGAAAATGCCAATGTGATGCAAAGCGAGTGGGCGTGCTGACCGCGGTGGAGGGGGATGAAGGTGAAGCGGAAGAGGTGCTATTGGAGCATTTGGGTCAGGTGGAAATTTcctgatgtgaaaaaaaaaaaaaaacattgtttctgAGATTccacaaaaatgtcagacaTCTCTGCACCAAACTCACTCAGAAATAGCTTCACAAACATGCACCAGAGCATGCCGGACCTCTCTTTCTTTACTTCCAGTGACGGTCGCTTAACGGGAGGAGAGGCAGGTCGAGGAGCATGAGGACGAGGCTGTCCGGACGAAGAGTCTTTACCATCCTTCCTGAACACATGTCACAACAGTACAGATCAGACTGGAGCAAGTCAAGAGTCCCCCGGTTACGTAGCGTGCCGCACAAGCTAAACATGAAATCCGTTTAATAAAGACACACCTGACTGAGGCATCACAGCATGCACAGTGGGAATCCGGTTAGAAAACTGCAGGAACAAATGTCAGTGCATGCGAGTAGCTGAGACACTGTTATGTCACGCAACATCAGCAGGAGTCTTTCATGCTCTTCAGCTCAGGCCACACAAAGGTCCTGACCTGTCTTTTCTAACGTTCAGAGACGGATGTTTAATCGGCAGAGGAGGCCGAGCAGGCCGAGGGGGGGAGGGGAACCGGGTGGGATACAGAATACTGCTGTCCAACACTCCTCTCCTGAAACCAATAATACAACATGAAGCACAGCTGGATGTTTGGGATGTGTAACAGCCTATTTTTGCAGCCACCTTCCTCTCACCTTTCAAATATCGGCTTGTGAGCATCAGCAGGTTTCTCCCTCTCGGGGTCACTCGGTGGTCGCTCACGTTGCAGCGTGTTCGTCGGCCTCTCGTTCCTGCTTTCCTCCCTGTGTTTGTCCTTCACGTCGTCTGTGTAGCTGTGTTTCTTGGGCTCATCAGAGTGTTTCTCCTTTCTGAGTCCTTCCACATGTCTCGTCTTTTTCGGTTCTTCTAAGGGTCCTTCTTTCCTGGGTTCTGGCTTGTGTTTTTCACTCTGCAGGTCCTGTACATCCTTGTGTTTCTTGTTATCCAGCGCATGTTGGAGAGGCTCCacagctctttgttttttgggttCTTCTAGCTGCTTTTCTTGTGGATGTTTCTCATTTTGGGACTGGACCAGGTGCTTTTCATCCTTGGGGTCATCTgcatgttgtttattgtttttgtgctcattattgtgtttttcttttctgttcttatTGGAGTGTTTTTTGTCAGGCTCTGACTCATGTTTTGGTTTGACATCCAGTCTCTTGtgactaaagaaaaaaaacaggaaacgtAATTTTTTTATCTCTATTTTAATTGAACCTGAACATGAACCAGTTTCAGAGCCCTTCACTCTTTGCACACTTGAATTGTAGATATATTTTTCTCAGTAacccatgaaaacacatttaatgtattttttttgcaaatttactAAAAGTAGATGAAATTTCTCACAAAAGTATTCAGGCCCTTAATTTCTTACTTTGTAGAGCCCAAATGTAGCTTCAAGCTTTCTTGGCTAAGTCTGAACAGGTTTGCACAACATTGGAGCTGTTCACTCTGGCCAGATGCTCAGACTGGATGCTAAGCTGATGTTGGGTGGCCCACTCAAAGACAGTCAGAGACTCGTTTTTActtgtttctcattttgtttccttCGGGGGGTTGCTGACATTAACAAGTGATCTATCCTCCTTGCTCCTGCTCAAACTGTCACTgatgaaacaataaacaactgtGAAAAGGAAACACGCAAAAACACGACACAACCATCAGTTTCACACTTCGTTGTTAAATGTGATGTTTGGAAACCTGATTagaagttttgtttgtgttcttaTTGAGGGGATATATTTGCCTTGTAGATCAACATATAAAGTCCAGGAGTTCTTTTAAAGAACATATGTCTTTATGTCATTTTACACCATAATTATATAATCATTTCCTTACTGCTGGATAGGTTGATGCAGcctttctttcatgttttcatttctttactgctttttttgctgttgttgcaTCAGGTTCGCTGCAGGTGATGCTTGGTTAACTCTGAAGCTGTTTAGTCTGACAGTAGATATTTTTTGCAGATCTTCTGGTAAAGGCCagaattttatttcataatgtccGTGTTAAATGTTACCTGGACTGTTTCTGGGCAGCCCCTGTGAAAGAACTGACCTGCTCTGCGTCTCAGACAGGGAGCTGTTAGGACATGCTGCCGTTCTGCTGGAGTCCAAGCCGTTCTTCATTTCAGCCGATTTCTCCGTGTGAGATTGGCCAGagtctgtgtgagtgagtgggaAATATATGAGGAAATCTTTCAGTGCTATTTAACAATTATTCAACTGCTTAATACGTCATGTCTGTATGTAAATCGTGCGCACCCAGCAGCCTTTTCCAGTCTTTAATGAGGACCTTTGCCAGTGCAGTGACTTCCTCGtctgtgcagtgtttcctgATACCATTCACAGACATGCCGATCCTCGtttcctaaaacaaacagaaacacacgaGTGAGCTTTAAGCATCATGCAATGATTATTACATTCTGGTGTaagttttgtgttgtttttaattggCCTTCAATTGTTTCTAATGGCCTATGGctgaaaacaaaagccaaaccTGTATCAGGAGCCTACCTGGAGAAGTTTGAGTGTCATATTGAAACTTTTCAGTTCCTTCAGCAGGTCCATGGCGCCCTCCTGCACACAGCACAGCCACAGCAACAGGGTTTTACTTCTAACATTTAAATCTTTGTGATTGCATTTGGAAACATGACgcaaactgagacagaaacaactGAATGCACGGCTGATTCCTAAAACAAACCACGGTCGTGAAAGACTTTCACCTCTGTAAGTTTTTATCCGCATTAAATGAATCTCGACGGCAGAAATTCGCAGAATGTGTCACGGGAACAAGTAAATGTGGACTGACTGATCGGATCACAGGCTAAATGCTGCTACTACATTTTGCCTGCAGCGCTCCGCCTGTGCCAGAGCGCCAGAAAACAATAACGTCCTCTTAGCAGATTcagccacaacacacacacacacacacacacacacacacacatacacacacacgacagACCAAGTACACAGGCCGCGCCGTTTACTTTCTGTTGCACACTTTGGTTATTGCATAATTTGACAACCAAACGTTTTAAACGCGCAGTCGACAAGTTACCAAAACGTGACCCATTGAGCCCTCGGGGACCGAGACGTCCTGCAACCGACATGTACGCAAACACACGCCAAGCACCTGTTGATCGTTTGTTACTGTACACTGGAGCACATGTGACGTGTGCACACAATCCAAATACCCCAATTCACGCAAAACCAAACGCATCTTGTGGGTTTTAACTGAAACGGGGTGTTAGTTTTAGGAGAGACCTTCACGGGCCTTCTGCACAGCACGAGGTGGCAGGACAACGCGCCACCTGTGGGTGTCATAATACAGCCTCACCGTGTTATTTCTAGACACCATCTTGTCCAGTTTCCTCGCAATCCGGATGAGATCTTCCTCTCGCGTCATCGCTGCATTTAATCGACTGTAAACGATTCAATAACGTCGACTGGATGCGAATTAAAAACCGTGAAGTGAAATAATAAAGTTTGGATGCGCTGCAGGTCGGACTTTACGCACGGCGCACTCCATTCAGCCCAGAGGCGTGTCCTGCTGCAGGCGCCCAGCTGAACGGACGCATGACAACAACTAAATATAGACGCTGTAGTAGACACATGGGACTACACAAACATCTCAAGCGtattcaaatgaaatgtaaatctctaatttaaaaatattttcctttatcCGAGCAGGAAATCGCAACTTTATTtcttgtggattttttttttttggtttttttttttggtttttttgtatCTTAAATTTTATTGGCTCCATAATTTCACAAggatttctctctgtgtttgggCTGAATTCTTTCACGAGTTGCGTGCGTGTAAAAAAGATGCTGTTTCTCTGGCCAAACGAGGTCACTGTGTAATGATTAATCTTTCCAAAGTGAAGGCAGGGCGCAGTGTGCGCTCCGGTTATTTGCACACCAGAACCATCTGTTGCTGTGCCAAAAAACAGCCTGACACTGGACCGCAGTTTAACACAAGTTCTTTACCTCACCGCCACATGAGCGCCTGACGACGCCTGTTAAAGCAAATCCTTCCGAACTGAAGGTGAGGTTTGTGCAAACTAGATCTTCACtttggatttcaaaataaagttaatgtggtaaaaaaaaaaaaaaaaaaaagatatgtttttctttatttcattctaCGTGTTTGCCACCAGAGGGCGCTGTGGTGTAAGTCTAAAATGTGACTTCAGACAACTTCACAGGAAAAAACTCAAAATTCATAAAAATTAACTTTggttttacactgaaaacactgatcGCACACttattatctttgcatctatttacTACCGTTTACTctttgtaaaatttaaaaaaaaacagcgcaGTATAGACTGAGATCCCTGCACTACTTCTGAAGacactttcacattttataatcTGAGCCTCTTTAATgacttttctctcctctctttttgGGGAAGCTTCCAGTATTCAGCTCTttcacttaagtaaaagtagcaatacAACAGTGTAAAAAAATACTATTGCAAGTTAAAGTCACACATTAGAGTAGAGCTAAAAGTATTAAGTATTAGCATCAAAATCTACTTCAAGTACCACAAGTAAAATAACTTATTAGTTACTATGGCACATTTTCACATGAATGTGTATCACTGATTGTTGTGTTCCTCACATTAATGAtggagctggtaaaggtggCGCTTATGTTTCTACCTTAAATACTGTTTTGATGATCATATGTAATATGCAATTTCCTCACATAGATGAATAAAGTCTCATGATTATACTATCTCCTGTATTAAATATCTGATTCTAAAATGTATCTAGGACATAAAGTTAGAATGTAGTGGAGAAAAAAGTGTAATATTTCTATTTGTTTCTGGAACAAACAGAGAATGAAAGTACTAGAGATCATTTGAGCAAGTGTTTTGTACGAGTATCCTtggtagaaaatgtgtttatatctaAACTCTGACAACTCACCTAACAAGTGTTTTCATGACAAAGCTCCCAGAACTTAAAGGCATGAAGTTTTACTCCTGCAGTTCACCAGTAACCGAGTCCTGCCACAGATCAGACATTAGACACGTCCCTGCTGCTCAGTGTCTCGACAGCTGTAGGAAACAAGGACAAGAGATGCAAGTTGCAACAGATTGGATCAGATGTCAGTGGGATGAAGCCTTGAGGTTTAATTGGTGTGGATTTCTCTGTATAGAAACGCAGTCATAACCACCACTTTATATAGACACAATTTATGCAGATAGCAATGCTCTCTAAGATAATTGTATATCATTACAGAACAGTATTGGATGGAAAAGTTAAATGTCTGCCCTGAAGGTGAAGCATACATATCCTggatttattttggttttttttcacattgcaTGCTCAAATGTGctcaaatttaaaatatgaatcacGTCCCAATAATCTAAGAGCAAAGTGAGACACGCTTGTTTCTAATGCAAGGATTTGAAGACGACTATGTTAATGACAGCAGGTGAAAGTACAGGCTGAGAGCTTGTCTTGAGCAAAGAGTATTATCGCTTTACACCGCTGTTACACAACAGGCTGAGTGTGTATCCGCATGAAGACAACAGTGAGTCTGGCAGGCAGGGATAGTGCTGGCCAGCTCGAGAAGTGGGACAGCTCGCCATGAGGTAAGAGAGGAAGCAGGCCAAGAGGAAGAGCCAGTGATCAAGCTCAGCCCGCAACATCCTTTAACTCCATGGGCTAAACCTTTCAGCTTGGGGCTGCggaaaggaaaagcagaggaTGAAGAAAAAGATCTTCTGCCCTCCTGTAAACTCTGACCTCGTTCTCATTTTCAAGAAAATAACTTGTCCAAGGTTTGTGCTGAAAACCTTAAATGAGACTCAGGTGCTAATTATTTCCTATAATTTTTTTGTCCGCGCCATTTATATGAAGCAGGTGgagctaaataacagaaacacttcaacaaaacaacaaactaaatTCTCCAAAACGTTCCTAACGCTGACTcaattcacattttaaacacatagAAAAACTGAACGTTGCAACCTGTGTTAGTTTAGGCCGGCAGTACCAAGCTAAATGTAGATTTTTCGTACAGTCAGTGAATCTCTCCTTCCTCTGGATTGATGATGGTTTTCAGGCTTTCCATGGTTACATAACTGCATCTGTCTGCATTCCCATACAGTGCACCGAAGCACCCTGAGCCTCTGCTGCTGGGTTTCGCAGTCTATCATTATCCTCTCGGGTCCAACCACATCAGGTCCTATCTTGTCTTTGCTTGTGAGAGCATTAGAAAGTTAACGGCCTACAGTGTCGGTTCGACCTTTCCAGTCAGACAGAGGAAAGTGGTCCTGAGCCCATTATTGTATCTGCCTCGTGTTTGAACAGACAGTCAATAAAGATCCAACAGGCAGCATCCACAGTTGTACTTTCCTCTCTGAGCACCTCACCCAGCTCTGGTGTCTCTGCCTGTCACAGACCAGAGACGCCAGGCCTCAGCAATTATGGCAATTTTTGGATGACATCAGACCAGAAAATGAATGATTTCATTTAgctgtcaatttttttttttttttctggatatGGTGTAGGATGCAAAACCTGTAATACAGCATGTCAAAACAGATTGAGAGAACTGTTTAAACATTCACATCTGCAGTTGGCTGGAAGGTAATCCCAGCCTGGTGGGGCTGGTTTGTCTGTTAATAATGACCACTGTTTAGTGTTGGCACTTGCAAAAAGTAGACTGAATTTCCCGGAGACACTGGACCACCCAAAGACTTTAAGCACATCCTTGTACCTTCAGCTGTCTCTACAGTAAGTCTCTATttactgccacacacacacacacacacacacacacacaccaaatcaGCCATTTCCAAAACTCTTTTGGTGGTGCCACTGTTTTAGCCTACTTTGACCAAAATAACTGGTGCCATAGTTAGATGCAGTCCATCCAAAATAACTAAACAACTAACCAAACTAAATCCAAATTAAGCTAAGGGATATATAATCCCATTCCTGACTACACAAAGTACCATCACTCTACAGTAGCATATTTCACCTGGACTGCAGATTATGAAGAAACGCAAGACAAAGAGAAGGCTTCACTCAGGGCAGTGAAGACCCGAAATGTGGCttgaaaggcagaaaaaaaacttgaaagggatatataaaatatgtactATAACTTATCCACAACCGTCAATTACACACTGGCACACTGAATAGGCACTGAGTCATTTGTATAGTGCGTCTGCAAAAAGATCTTGTGGTTCTTCCCAAGGCTGCGATTTTATCTCCGAGTGCTCTTCATTTGTATGTGAGCTTCAGATTTATGCTGACAAACAAGTGCATACACCCACTCGCttgagaaagcagaaaaaaatccctcaaaataaagaaatcaatCTGTCTGTTAATGGA is a window encoding:
- the tcea3 gene encoding transcription elongation factor A protein 3 isoform X4; protein product: MDLLKELKSFNMTLKLLQETRIGMSVNGIRKHCTDEEVTALAKVLIKDWKRLLDSGQSHTEKSAEMKNGLDSSRTAACPNSSLSETQSSHKRLDVKPKHESEPDKKHSNKNRKEKHNNEHKNNKQHADDPKDEKHLVQSQNEKHPQEKQLEEPKKQRAVEPLQHALDNKKHKDVQDLQSEKHKPEPRKEGPLEEPKKTRHVEGLRKEKHSDEPKKHSYTDDVKDKHREESRNERPTNTLQRERPPSDPEREKPADAHKPIFERRGVLDSSILYPTRFPSPPRPARPPLPIKHPSLNVRKDRKDGKDSSSGQPRPHAPRPASPPVKRPSLEVKKERKFPPDPNAPIAPLPLHLHPPPPRKEPPDPNAPLPPLPLHLHPPPPPKRPSLDGKQERERKELSDSQKKTSDHIKKDRTDSSDSKVCRKHSDEAKRERKDSSESKTPAPKKPSVDVRKEKLRRDSCDSKPCQPVKRHSTDSKPDRRESTDSKMSSSPPAKKLTGERRESHGSKTLQPGPPQRKLSTDTERKGKNDAPKTPTTPTSPMSPSFSSAGGPLSPHLATGDSIRDKCIDMLAAALRTDNDYKDFGANCDNMAAEIEDHIYQEIKATDMKYKNRVRSRISNLKDPKNPGLRRNVLAGSIELSRIAAMSAEEMASDELKQLRNILTQEAIREHQMAKTGGTTTDLLQCGKCKKKNCTYNQVQTRSADEPMTTFVLCNECGNRWKFC